The genomic region ACTACCCAGTGTCCCCTGGAGGGGCAAAATCACCCTGGGTTGGAGACCGTTGCCCTAAAGTAATGCTTTTAAAAGGTAATAGGCAAGATAATTGAGGGTGGGCTGCAGTTTCCCAGCCCAGATATTGTTTGAAGTCTGGGATGGTgccagaaatctgcatttaatTAAGCATCTCCCTCCCCTAATACTCACTGCCACCATTTTGATACAGGTGATTTGAGGATTACACTTTCATAAACACAGCAGTGGATATACTAGTTACTAGGGAGAGGATTATGAGTAACTACCTTGAGCTTGCATTTTCTGCCATCCATATTTGTTTCTGGAATTAAAACTGTCCTGTAGCCAGGATAACTTTAAGGGCTCCCCTGGTAGTTATAAGATCTCCTTAAATAATGGGAAGGTTGAACTACACCAGTAGATAAAGGactaatttctattttgtttttatatatgatCTGTCACCCTGTTATAAGCAGTTCATGACAGTGttctttctgaattattttctggAATTATCTAACTGACATCTTCACTCCACAGCCGTTTCCCTGGGGAGATGGTAACCATACTCTATTCCATAACCCTCGTGTGAATCCACTTCCAACTGGCTACGAAGATGAATAAAGAGAATCTGGACCACTACCCGGGCACCAGGGACTACAGCGCTGGTTTGGACCATTACTCTGCACATGGACCAGAAAAAGTATATGGGACCTTAAGCTCACATTCTTTACTTGTATCAAATGATGACTGGTATACTGGTCTCCCATCCCTTTGCTTGTGGCGGGAGATGgcttaaataaataacttaaactTAGATTGGTCATGAGCTGAGAGTTACTTTCTTTGGTTGTGTTTTTTCTCAGAAATTAGCATTTGAGCTTCAAGTGAGTGTCCAAGTTGAAAAGAAATTGGCATTAGTTATTTCTGTTTTCACAGTGAAGGTGTAGGCTGCTGTTTAGTGTTACAGGTCCAATTCAGCCTGCTGAATAAGTGTTTATAACAGCCCCTCTTGGTTTATTGTGCCTGATGTGGGTAAAGGGACCAAGTGGAGTGGTGCTAATTAAGCATCAAGATTAGTCcttggtcaggtgcggtggctcatgcctgtaatcccagcactttgggaggcttaggctggtggatcacctgaggtcaggagttcgagaccagctgggccaacatgatgaaatcctgtctctactaaaaatacaaaaattagttgggtatggtggcgcactcctATAGCTGGGTGTggacgcttgaacccgggaggtggaggttgcagtgagcccagatcgtgccactgcactccagcctgggcaacagagtgagactctgtctcaaaaaacaaaacattggtcCTTGACGGGCCTGAGATATCAAAGACATTGAATGGCTAGTAGAACAGCTGCAATTTACACCTGAAAGAGGTATCTGTATTTCTCAAGAGGAAGTGCTTGATCTGGGTCTCATCTTTTTCCTGTCCCATTCCACTAGCATTTACTGCAGAATCTTCCCTGTAGTCATAATTTTCTTGAACgtgtcaagttttttttttttgtttttttgttttttttttgagacggagtctctctctgtcgcccaggctggagtgcagtggtgcgatctccactcactgcaagctctgcctcccagattcacgccattctcctgcctcagcctctcgagtagctgggactacaggcacccgccaccacgcctggctaattttttgtattttcagtagagacagggtttcactgtgttagccaggatggtctcgatctcctgacctcgtgatccacccgcctcggcctcccaaagtgctgggattacaggcgtgagccaccgcgcctggcctcgaATGTGTCAAGTTCTTACTTTGAGGTAATCTCCTTCAGGGCTGTTAGGGTCAGAAATCTTAAGAGAAACAAAGGGAGTGTGACTCATTTCTGCTTACTGGCTTTTCTCTGGAATTAAAACTATCCTGTTTTAATGGATAGTAAAtggtagtagtagtagtagttacAAAACCACTCTGAGAGGGCAATTAATtgcaatcaaaatttaaaacctttattttggccgggtgcggtgactcacacctgtaattccagcactttgggaggccaaggcgggcagatcgtgaggtcaagagatcaagaccatcctggacaacatggtgaaacctcgtctctactgaaaatacagaaattagctgggcgtggtggcacgcacctgtcgtcccaggaagcggaggttgcagtgagctcagatcgctccactgcactccagcctggagacagagtgagactccgtctcaaaaaaaaaaaaaaaaccttttttattttttttgagacggagtctcactctgttgcccaggctatagtgcagtggcatgatctcagttcactgcaaccttctcccaggttgaagcgattctcctgcctcagcctcccgaatagctgggactacaggcacgcaccaccacgcctggctaatttttttgtgtttttagtagagacaaggtttcacatgttggccaggctggtcttgaactcctaaccacaggtgatctgcccacctcagcctcccaaagtgctaggattacaggtctgagccactgtgcctggccagagctggtttattttattttattttttgagacagagtttcgcttttgttgcccaggctggagtgcaatggcctgatcttggctcacgacaacctccacctcccaggttcaagcaattctcctgcctcaccctcctgagtagctgggattacaggcatgtgccaccacacctggctatttttttgtattttaagtaaagatggggtttctccatgttggtcaggctagtctcaaactcccagcctcaggtgatctgcccacctcagtctcccaaagtgctgggattactggcgtgagccaccgcgcccagccagctggTTTATTCTTAAGGCTCAAAGGAACACTTTTGTGGTAAGGTTCAAGAGGCAACAAGGTATttcatattatattacattaaacTGGTAATGCAAAAGTAAGGCATATACAGTACGGAGTAGAGaatctcattttatctttgcCATTTTGTGATATAATGGCCTGCACTTCTGAGTCCCTATAGAGCTGTTTTGGTTGTGGCCAGTCTGAGTTTAGGACAGATGCATTATACTTCAGCTTGCTGcctggcttcccttggctgggttCCAAACATCTTTTATAATCCTTGGATAATGGACCCTAGCCagtcataaaatataaatgaaaaatgttttgaaatgacATTAAGTACAAGTCACATTAAATATGATGTAGCAATTGGTAAAGTGGAGAAAAGACAATAGAATTAGGGCCTTCTATAAATCAAGtttcttggtttatttttcagacagggtcttgctctgtcacccagcctggagtgcagtggtgcaatcgcagctcactgcagtctccacctcccaggctcgggtgattctcccacctcagcctttagagtagctgggactacaggcacacaccaccatacccagctaatttttttgtagagacggggtttcgccatgttgccccggctggtctcgaattcctgagctcaagtgatccgcccatctcagtttcccaaagtatgagccaccatacctggcctgtaaTTCAAGTTTCATACTTCTTTGGGCATATAATAAAACCAAATTACTCAATTAATTGTGGGGATTACGTGACATTCTGAGGTATGTAAGTGCTCTCCTGATCCTTTTTTGGTACCATAGTGTATTTGTATAGCCTATTGTGGAAATTTTAGAAATCAGTGAGGTtttggctgggttcagtggctcacgcctgtaatctcagcactttgggaggtcgagactggcagatcacctgaggtcaagagttcaagaccagccaacatggtgaaaccccatctctactaaaaatacaaaaattagctgggcattgtagtgcatgcctgtaatcccagctactggggagactgaggcaggagaatcattggaacccaggaggtggagtttgcagtaagctgagattgcgctactgcaccccagcctgggtgacagagccagactatctcaaaaaaaaaaatgtgaggttTCTGATTGCCATACTGTACCATCTAGCTTAGACAAGTcactttttcttcacttttaagtTACAAAACACAAAACTCTCCCCACTGTATATATGAGGTTTGTAGGATAACAGGGTAATAGTTCCATAAAATGCACTGAGTTCCAGAGGCAAATAATGATAGAAACTAAATGTTACAATTTATTCCATGTTCAGGATTACAGACATTACAGGGCAGGATGAGTAAACAAGGCAAATGAAGCGAGCACCTTCAGcttcccccccaacccccacattTAACCAGATGCAGCATTTTGACATTTTTAGGATATGCAGGTTGACAATTCACTGACTTGGGTTGAGAGCTGGCAATAGCAGATCTTTGCAATTTAGGTTCTTCCTCCACAGCTATTCCAAGTATCTTAATTCCTGAACTACACACTGAGAGCTCTGAAATGGTATTCACTGCAACATTCTTGCAGCTTTCACATCTTAATCTGACACCTCTTGTGAAGGCAGGGAACTGTGTTAAAAGCTGTCTTCCTCTTTGCTAATCTAGGCCACCAGCAATCTTAACCATTAGttactacataaaaataaaagtgtgctCAAAAGCACTCACTGAAACTGTTGTGCCCAGATCCCTTTTCAGAGCATTAGTTccctgagaggaaaaaaagaggtcCTAACCAATTGCTTTCATGAACAATGACCCCAGTACAGTGTATATAATGTCTTTCACAGCAGAAATCAAGAGGTCAGGCAGCTCTGCTCGTCCTGACTAGTTTCTCATCGTTTGCATACAAGGTATATTTATGTAAAGCTGATTCCACGCCAAGTATTGCAACCATAATCTCAAAAAATTGTTCCATTTTAGCACACTGAGTTCCTGTAAGATGCCACAACAGGTGAGAAATCATCTCAAAGAGTTCATCTTTTACAACGGAGAGGAAAGCATCgaaggaggaaataaaactcCTCTCTCCTAAGTTCCTCATCAAATCTGATGGCTATGTTCACAGAGTTAGTTGACAAAAATCCAGAGTCCTCAATTTCTGGACTTGCGAAATCCTTCAAGGTGACTGTCAAGGTCAAGAAGAATTTTCAGGCTTTTCTTTGCCATGGCCCATGAACTCCAGTCCTTCAATAGGaatctctttctcctttattGCTTTCTGGTAGGAGGAGAAAACACATTATAAAGACCTACATGAAGCTTAAGTTGCAagctttgtaaataaaatatgacagTACAAAACTAAAATCAAGCTGATTATAAAGACTTATAACCATGATTCAAaccacatactttttaaaaaacaagtaccggtcgggtgtggtggctcacgcctataattgcagcattttgggagaccaaggcaggtggatcacttgaggccagaagttagagaccaacctggccaacatggcgagaccctgtttatactaaaaatacaaaaattagctgagcatggtggcgcatgccggtaatcccagctactctggtggctgaggcatgagaatagcttgaacctgggaggcagaggttgcagtgagctgagatcgtgccattgcactccaggctgggagacagagtaagattctgcctcaaaaataaataaaaaccagaagTACCATAATGAATAAATCAAGCGTAAGACCTGAGGGAAACTGGAAAAGGAGTTGTGAGGGAACCGttaaaattaagtgaaatttgaaaaataatcatcACTTTGTGTTAGTGAAAGACTTAGGTTCAAATCTGGGTTCCAGGACTTACTGGCTATGTGACCAACTGTAAATGGGATGAAGACAGCAACTACCTCGGGGAACTGCCGTGAGGATGTGTTGGGTTAACTTATTGGAAGTGCTTTGCCCAGTGCTGTTCTTACAATTCAAAGCAGTTCCACATCCATTGGGCCAGAATAAACATTTCCTGGCTGCAGCTGGGGGGACTGGTCAAGAGAGATAAACAGGCTAACGAAGGgtttataacaacaaaaaaatgtgacTCTCCAGTCTGAAGTCTGAAGTATAACCCCGCCCAGACCCCAGCAGTAATAGTGGAAAAGTGCACCACCTGCGAAAGAATCAAGGCAACCTGATGCTAGTGAACTTGGATTAATCACTTCCTATTTCTGGGTGTTagttttttatgtataaaatatgagTAACTATGCCCACCTTGCCAGTTTAGGATGAACACCAAATGAACCAAAGGATGTGACTGTGCTTCTTGAAAAGCACTGCCCCAATATTTGTCATTCGGAGAGACACCCAAGTGGCCTCGGTGGTGATGGTAGGGGAGCGAGCTCCTGCCACTGGCCTCACTGCGACTTTTCTCCACCCTTCCAGTCCAGTGCCAATCCCCGTAAAATACGATGAGTGTGGTGGGACACAGCGCGGAGAATGCGGGGCCTGGGAACAGAGGCGGGAGGACTCACCTGAACACACTGCTGGTAGCGCTTGAAGAGGTCGGTGCACGGGTCCCCGGAGCTGTCCCCCTTGAGAAACTTCTCGGCGAACCAGCGATTGAAGCACTGGTCGTACTCGCGCTTCATGTCCGTGCATGCCTCCCCCACACTGTTCATGGCGACAGTGGTGGCGGCGGCGACGACGGCGCACTCTGATGTCATCACTCTTAGGCGCGTCGCTCGGCGTTACGCGCGGGcgcactttgggggccaaggaaggaagaaatgtggTCGCGGTTGGTGTGGCTCGGTCTTCGGGCCCCTCTGGGCGTGCGCCAGGGCTTCACCTCCAAGGCCGATCCTCAGGTAAAGGCCAGGGCCACCTAGGCGGGTGGCGGAGCAAGCCGAGAGGCACTTCGGAGCGCCGGTGACCCACACTCCCCGCCTCATCCCTCCTCCAGGGCAGTGGCCGGATCACAGCCGAGGTGATCGAGCACCTGGAGCGTCTAGCGCTTGTGGACTTCGGCAGCCGCGAGGCAGTGGCGCGACTGGAGAAAGCTATCGCCTTCGCCGACCGGCTACGCGCCGTGGACACCGACGGGGTGGAGCCCATGGAGTCGGTCCTGGAGGACAGGTAAACTCGCGGCTGCAGCCCCGAAGCCTTGACCGTGGCCCGTTCGCAGCCGTTTAATGTGACGATTAGCGAACAGTTTTCCAGGGGGTTAAAGAGTGTTAGCGAGATTGAGGAACTTGCCCACCGTCACCTCGCGAGTCAGTGGCTTCACTCTTCCCCTTGTTCATTACTGATGCTCTCGCTCGTGTCCTCCTAGTGTAAGTGGAAACAAAACCCGAACTGCTaatcattgcctttttttttttttttttttgagacggagcctcgctgtgttgcccaggctggagtgcagtggctcgatctcggctcactgcaacctctgcctcccgtgttcaaacaattctctgcctcagcctcccaagtagctgggattacaggcgactgccaccacgcccggctaattttttttgtatttttagtagagacgaggtttcaccatcttggccaggttggtcttgaactcctgaccatgatccacccgcctcggcctcccaaagtgctgggattacaggcgtgagccaccgcgcctggcctaatcaTCACCTTTAAAGCCCTACTCCATAGAGTCCCTGCCTACTCACTCCAACGTACTCTTCTCGGTACCTTCCTTGGCTACCTTGACTTCTTCTCCAGCAAGACAAGTTCTTTTCCTCTCTAGATCTTTGCACTGGCCCTTCGTTTTTTTCCTGCCTCTCAGTATTTGCATGGCTGCCTCCCTCTTGGCACAGGTCTCAGCTTATCTTCTCAGAAAGGGCTCTCCTAACCACTCCAAATCCCTTCTCCCCTTCTAGTTAGTAAGTCATCCTATTGGGTTTTTTCCCTAACATTTTAAtggatttttgttcatttgttataTCTCTATTAAAATGTGAGCTCATTATGTGGTTACTGTTGTATTCCTTCCtcgaatttttattttgtttttgagatggagtctcactctatcacccaggttagagtgcagtggcatgatctcagctcattgtaacctccgcctcccaggctcaagagagcctcccacctcagcctcccaagcataggaccacaggcgtgtgccaccaggcctggctaattttttgtatttttgatagagacaggattttgccatgttccccaggcttgtCTCGACTCCTGAGcaaaggtgatccacccatctcagcctcctaaagtactgggattacaggcatgagccacagtgcctggccgtGTTTGATTCTTTCAAATGTCTTCTCTactttgcaattttctttttcctttgggacggggtctcactatgttgcccaggctggttgcaaacttctagactcaggagatcctcctgcctcagcctcccaaatagctgggactataggtgtgcaccaccacacctggctaatacttaaatttttgtagaaacagggtcttgccatgtttccccgtctggtctcaaactcctggtctcaagcaatcctcctgcctcagcctcccacttcaagaaagttttttttttttttttggaggtggagtcctgccccatcacccaggctggagtgcagtggcatgatcttggctcactgcaacctccaccctccaggttcaagtgatttttgtgcctcagcctccagagtagctgggattacaggcacccgccaccacactcagctaatttttgtatttttagtagagacaggtttcaccatgttgaccaggctggtctcgaacccctggcctcaagtgatccgcccattttagcctcccaaagtgctgggattacaggtatgagccactgcactggccaaAAAAGTCCattcccttttttgtttgtttgagacggagtttcactcttccacccaggctggagtacagtggtgcattctcagctcactgcaacttccaccttccagtttcgaatgattctcttgcctcagcctcccgagtaactaggactacaggcgcctgccaccacgcccagctgatttttgtatttttagtagagatggggtttcaccatgttggccaggctggtctcgaactcttgacctcgcaatccacccgcctcggcctcccaaagtgctgggattataggcgtgatccacaagtcttcattcttttatacttaggttctttttttttttttttttttttttaattgagacagagtctcgctctgtcgctgaggctggagtgcagtggcgcgatctcggctcactgcaagctccacctcctgggttcatgccattctcctgcctcagcctcccgagtagctgggtcctacaggtgcccactaccatgcctggctaattttttgtatttttagtagagacggggtttcaccgtacccaggctggtctcgaactcctgatctcgtgatccgcccgcctcagcctcccaaagtgctgggattacaggcgtgagcctgtatATATAGCACCTGGCTATACTTAGGTTCTCTACCTGTGGCTCTCGTGATATCCCAAAGGGCTGATTTATACATGCGTTTATACACCTATTTAAGGGATGTCTTGAGTCTCTGACCCTCTCCTGCTCACCCACCTTCCACAGCTTGTGTTTTTCCTTATCATGTTCTCAGTGGTTGGCACTGAGTATTCagtaaatgtgttttgttttgttttgtttttgagatggagtctcactctgttgcccacgctggagtgcagtggtgtgatctcggctcactgcaacctctgcctcctgggtttgagattctcttgcctcagcctcctgagcacccgggattacaggcatgcaccaccatgcctggttaatttttgtatttttagtagagaggggtttcaccatgttggcaaggctcgtcttgaactcctgacctcaggtgatctgcctgcctgggcctcccaaagtgctgggaatacaggcgtgagctgccgtgcccggccacagtaaatgtttaatgaatgtttttttgtttttttttgtttttgagacagagttttgctcttgttgcccaggctggagtgcagtggcgcgatctcagctcaccacagcctc from Pongo pygmaeus isolate AG05252 chromosome 10, NHGRI_mPonPyg2-v2.0_pri, whole genome shotgun sequence harbors:
- the TRIAP1 gene encoding TP53-regulated inhibitor of apoptosis 1, producing MTSECAVVAAATTVAMNSVGEACTDMKREYDQCFNRWFAEKFLKGDSSGDPCTDLFKRYQQCVQKAIKEKEIPIEGLEFMGHGKEKPENSS
- the GATC gene encoding glutamyl-tRNA(Gln) amidotransferase subunit C, mitochondrial, which codes for MWSRLVWLGLRAPLGVRQGFTSKADPQGSGRITAEVIEHLERLALVDFGSREAVARLEKAIAFADRLRAVDTDGVEPMESVLEDRCLYLRSDNVVEGNCADELLQNSHRVVEEYFVAPPGNISLPKLDEKEPFLHS